From Candidatus Amoebophilus asiaticus 5a2, the proteins below share one genomic window:
- the tnpA gene encoding IS200/IS605-like element ISCaa10 family transposase yields MSKYIHKSHNVTVLLYHLVLPAKYRRVVFDKEVDEALKEICIKIEERYQIKFLEIGTDKDHVHMLVQSVPTYSITKLVTLIKSLTAREIFKLCRQVKKQLWGGEFWSDGYFATTVGKHGDEKMIARYVQNQGNTYEMLYESRQLRLF; encoded by the coding sequence GTGAGTAAATATATCCATAAGAGTCATAATGTAACAGTGTTGTTGTATCATTTGGTCTTACCAGCAAAATATAGGCGTGTAGTTTTTGATAAGGAAGTAGATGAAGCCTTGAAAGAAATTTGTATTAAGATTGAAGAGCGTTATCAAATTAAGTTTTTAGAAATAGGAACCGATAAAGACCATGTACATATGCTGGTACAGAGCGTTCCAACATATAGCATAACCAAACTCGTAACGCTAATCAAAAGTCTTACGGCAAGGGAAATATTCAAGCTGTGTCGGCAAGTAAAGAAGCAATTATGGGGTGGGGAGTTTTGGAGTGATGGATATTTTGCAACTACTGTAGGTAAGCATGGAGATGAGAAGATGATAGCGCGTTATGTGCAAAATCAAGGTAATACGTATGAGATGTTATACGAGAGTAGGCAGCTAAGGTTGTTTTGA